A stretch of the Streptococcus himalayensis genome encodes the following:
- the murB gene encoding UDP-N-acetylmuramate dehydrogenase, with the protein MGVEMIQKELEGIDIRYQEPLKNYTYTKVGGKADYLVFPHNRYELARVVRFANKVGIPWMVLGNASNIIVRDGGIRGFVIMFDKLNSMTVNGYTIEAEAGAKLIEATHLALRHSLTGFEFACGIPGSIGGAVFMNAGAYGGEIAHVLTSCKVLTREGELKTLTGQELKFGYRHSAIQTTGDIVISAKFALRPGVYSMIQQEMDRLTHLRELKQPLEYPSCGSVFKRPVGNFAGQLISEAGLKGYRMGGVEVSQKHAGFMVNVDGGTALDYESLIAYVVDQVKEQSGITLEREVRIIGEA; encoded by the coding sequence ATGGGAGTGGAAATGATTCAGAAAGAATTGGAAGGGATTGATATTCGCTATCAAGAACCCTTGAAAAATTATACCTATACAAAAGTTGGAGGAAAGGCTGATTATCTCGTCTTTCCTCACAATCGCTATGAACTCGCTCGCGTGGTTCGATTTGCCAATAAGGTAGGAATTCCTTGGATGGTTTTGGGCAATGCTAGCAATATCATTGTCCGAGATGGGGGAATTCGTGGCTTTGTGATTATGTTTGATAAACTCAATAGTATGACGGTCAATGGGTATACCATTGAAGCAGAGGCGGGTGCGAAGTTGATTGAAGCGACTCACCTTGCCCTTCGCCATAGTTTGACGGGTTTTGAGTTTGCCTGCGGCATTCCAGGAAGCATTGGCGGAGCTGTCTTTATGAATGCTGGAGCCTATGGTGGCGAAATTGCCCATGTTTTGACTTCTTGCAAGGTCTTGACGAGAGAAGGAGAGCTTAAGACCCTAACGGGGCAGGAGTTGAAGTTTGGCTATCGCCATTCGGCTATTCAAACGACGGGTGATATTGTCATTTCGGCTAAATTTGCCCTGAGACCAGGTGTCTATAGCATGATTCAGCAGGAAATGGATCGATTAACGCATCTAAGAGAGTTGAAGCAACCGCTGGAATACCCATCTTGTGGTTCGGTCTTTAAGCGCCCTGTAGGAAATTTTGCAGGTCAATTGATTAGCGAGGCAGGACTCAAGGGCTACCGCATGGGTGGCGTTGAAGTGTCGCAAAAGCATGCCGGTTTTATGGTGAATGTGGACGGCGGCACCGCTTTAGATTACGAATCCTTGATTGCGTATGTTGTAGACCAGGTCAAAGAGCAGTCTGGGATTACCTTAGAGCGAGAAGTGAGAATCATTGGAGAAGCCTGA
- the tnpC gene encoding IS66 family transposase, producing MKKTLTYPGDTETITYQRKKTKGVRQAVFSQFTPEMVHHELKGEDCTCPDCHGQLTEIGSTVQRQELVFIPAQLKRIDHVQHAYKCQNCSEKNFNDKIIKAPVPKAPLAHSLGSASIIAHTIHQKFNLKVPNYRQEEDWNKLSLPITRKEIANWHIKSSQYYFEPIYDLLHEKLLEQPVLHADETSYKVLENDSQLTFYWTFLSGKHEEQGITLYHHDKGRSGLVVKEFLGDYTGYVHCDMWSAYRQLERAQLVGCWAHVRRKFFEATPKKADKTSLGAKGLAYCDRLFALENDWVDLSTEERLHKRQAELAPLMDEFFNWCRNQSILPGSKLGRAIEYSLKYEELFKAVLQDGRLVLSNNVAERAIKSLVIGRKNWLFSQSFEGAKATAIILSLLETAKRHGLDSEKYITYLLEHLPNEDSLAKKEVLEAYLPWTERIQNSCK from the coding sequence CTGAAGAAGACGCTGACTTACCCAGGTGATACAGAAACGATTACCTATCAACGCAAGAAAACTAAGGGAGTTCGTCAGGCTGTTTTCAGTCAGTTTACTCCAGAGATGGTTCATCATGAACTAAAAGGCGAAGACTGCACTTGTCCAGACTGTCACGGTCAGTTGACAGAGATTGGTTCAACCGTCCAACGGCAAGAGTTGGTCTTCATCCCTGCACAATTGAAGCGGATTGACCATGTCCAACACGCTTACAAGTGCCAGAACTGTAGCGAGAAGAATTTTAACGATAAGATTATCAAGGCTCCTGTTCCTAAGGCACCTCTGGCCCATAGCTTGGGGTCAGCCTCCATTATTGCCCACACCATTCATCAGAAGTTCAATCTGAAAGTCCCCAACTACCGCCAGGAAGAGGATTGGAACAAGCTTAGCTTGCCAATCACACGGAAGGAAATCGCCAACTGGCACATCAAGTCTAGTCAGTATTATTTCGAGCCGATTTATGACCTTCTGCACGAGAAATTACTAGAACAGCCTGTTCTCCATGCGGATGAGACTTCTTATAAGGTCTTGGAAAATGATAGTCAGTTGACCTTCTACTGGACCTTCTTGTCTGGGAAGCATGAAGAACAGGGAATCACTCTTTATCATCACGATAAAGGGCGGAGTGGCTTGGTTGTGAAGGAGTTTCTTGGAGATTACACAGGCTATGTACATTGTGATATGTGGTCGGCATATAGACAGTTAGAACGAGCTCAGCTAGTTGGTTGTTGGGCTCATGTCAGAAGAAAGTTCTTCGAGGCCACTCCTAAAAAGGCAGACAAGACTTCCTTGGGTGCCAAGGGATTAGCCTATTGCGACCGCTTATTTGCCTTGGAGAATGACTGGGTTGACCTCTCTACTGAAGAGCGACTACATAAACGCCAGGCAGAGTTAGCCCCTTTGATGGATGAGTTCTTCAACTGGTGCCGCAATCAATCTATTTTACCTGGATCAAAACTTGGTCGTGCGATAGAGTATAGCCTTAAGTATGAGGAACTATTCAAGGCAGTTCTTCAAGATGGTCGCTTGGTTCTATCCAATAATGTAGCAGAACGCGCCATTAAGTCCTTGGTCATTGGACGGAAAAATTGGTTGTTTTCCCAAAGTTTTGAGGGAGCTAAAGCAACTGCCATTATCCTGAGTTTACTGGAGACAGCTAAGAGGCATGGTCTTGATTCAGAGAAATACATCACTTATCTTCTGGAACATCTTCCAAACGAGGATTCACTCGCAAAAAAGGAGGTTCTAGAGGCTTATTTACCGTGGACTGAACGAATTCAGAACAGCTGCAAATAG
- a CDS encoding ABC transporter permease, which translates to MKKATSRWFSIPYFLWIFLFVLAPVVMIVWQSFFTIEGQITLDNYKTYFTSQNLTYLKMSFNSVFYAGIITLVTLLISYPTAYFLTKLKHKQLWLMLIILPTWINLLLKAYAFIGIFGQDGSVNQFLSFIGLGRQQILFTDFSFIFVASYIELPFMILPIFNVLDDLDPNLVHASYDLGANSWETFRRVVFPLSMNGVRSGVQSVFIPSLSLFMLTRLIGGNRVITLGTAIEQHFLTTQNLGMGSTIAVVLILAMMAVMWLTKERRE; encoded by the coding sequence ATGAAGAAAGCAACCTCTAGATGGTTTAGTATTCCGTATTTTCTATGGATTTTCCTCTTTGTCCTCGCCCCTGTGGTGATGATTGTGTGGCAATCTTTCTTTACGATCGAAGGACAAATCACTCTGGACAACTATAAGACCTATTTTACCTCGCAGAATCTGACCTATCTAAAGATGAGTTTTAATTCGGTCTTTTATGCAGGGATTATTACCTTGGTGACGCTCTTGATTAGCTATCCAACGGCCTATTTTCTGACCAAATTAAAGCATAAGCAACTATGGCTCATGCTGATTATTCTCCCTACTTGGATCAATCTCTTGCTCAAAGCCTATGCCTTCATTGGAATTTTTGGGCAAGATGGCTCTGTTAATCAATTTCTAAGCTTTATTGGGTTAGGGCGGCAGCAAATCCTCTTTACAGATTTTTCGTTTATCTTTGTGGCTAGTTATATCGAGCTGCCTTTCATGATTTTGCCGATTTTTAATGTCCTAGATGACTTAGATCCCAATCTGGTCCATGCCAGTTATGACCTTGGGGCCAATAGCTGGGAGACCTTCCGAAGAGTTGTTTTCCCCTTGTCCATGAATGGGGTCAGAAGTGGGGTCCAATCTGTCTTTATCCCAAGTCTTAGTCTCTTTATGCTCACTCGTTTGATTGGTGGAAATCGCGTGATTACGCTAGGAACTGCGATTGAGCAACATTTTCTGACGACGCAAAACTTAGGCATGGGCTCAACCATAGCGGTGGTTCTCATCCTTGCCATGATGGCAGTGATGTGGCTGACAAAGGAAAGGAGAGAATGA
- the tnpB gene encoding IS66 family insertion sequence element accessory protein TnpB (TnpB, as the term is used for proteins encoded by IS66 family insertion elements, is considered an accessory protein, since TnpC, encoded by a neighboring gene, is a DDE family transposase.) has product MRQGIDSLAYLVKSQFNLDPFSDQVFLFCGGRKDRFKALYWDGQGFWLLYKRFENGKLTWPNDEHEVKALTSEQVDWLMKGFSISPKIKPTNSRDFY; this is encoded by the coding sequence ATGCGTCAAGGGATTGATTCGCTGGCTTATCTGGTAAAAAGTCAGTTCAACCTTGATCCCTTTTCTGATCAAGTTTTTCTCTTCTGTGGTGGCCGCAAAGATCGTTTCAAAGCTCTTTACTGGGATGGACAAGGTTTCTGGTTGCTTTACAAGCGATTTGAAAATGGCAAACTCACTTGGCCTAATGATGAACATGAGGTCAAAGCCCTCACTTCCGAGCAAGTAGACTGGCTGATGAAGGGATTTTCGATAAGCCCTAAAATAAAACCTACAAACAGTCGTGATTTCTATTGA
- a CDS encoding IS66 family transposase: protein MEELLAIIKQQASTIDNLTNELTLLREQVAYLTQKLYGKSSEKVVYQPGQLSLFEEESLPEEDADLPR from the coding sequence ATGGAAGAGTTATTAGCCATTATTAAACAACAGGCTTCTACAATTGATAACCTGACCAATGAGTTGACCCTCCTTCGTGAACAGGTGGCTTATCTGACACAAAAGCTCTATGGCAAGTCATCAGAGAAGGTTGTGTATCAACCTGGTCAGCTAAGTCTCTTCGAAGAAGAATCACTTCCTGAAGAAGACGCTGACTTACCCAGGTGA
- a CDS encoding ABC transporter permease, which produces MKKIAATYLGLVFLVLYLPIFYLIAYAFNAGEDMTTFTGFSLAHFEGMFSDSRLMVILVQTFFLAFLSALIATLIGTFGAIHIYQARKKYREAFLSVNNILMVAPDVMIGASFLILFTTVKFQLGFVSVLASHVAFSIPIVVLMVLPRLKEMNDDMIHAAYDLGASSFQVLKEIMLPYLTPAIIAGYFMAFTYSLDDFAVTFFVTGNGFSTLSVEIYSRARQGISLDINALSALVFLFSILLVIGYYFISREKEDLR; this is translated from the coding sequence ATGAAAAAAATTGCAGCAACGTATCTAGGGCTGGTCTTTCTCGTCCTTTACCTTCCGATCTTTTATCTGATTGCCTATGCCTTTAATGCTGGGGAAGATATGACGACCTTTACAGGCTTTAGCTTGGCGCACTTTGAAGGCATGTTTAGCGATAGTCGCTTGATGGTCATTCTAGTGCAGACCTTCTTTTTAGCCTTTTTATCCGCCTTGATTGCGACACTCATTGGGACTTTTGGAGCCATTCATATCTACCAAGCTCGCAAGAAATACCGCGAAGCTTTCTTATCGGTCAATAATATCTTGATGGTCGCACCGGACGTTATGATTGGAGCCAGCTTTCTGATTCTCTTTACAACGGTAAAATTCCAACTTGGCTTTGTATCGGTTTTGGCAAGCCATGTTGCCTTCTCCATCCCGATTGTAGTCTTGATGGTACTGCCCCGCTTAAAAGAGATGAATGATGATATGATTCATGCGGCCTATGATTTGGGGGCTAGTTCTTTTCAAGTTTTGAAAGAAATCATGCTGCCTTATTTGACGCCTGCTATCATTGCTGGGTATTTCATGGCCTTTACCTATTCCTTGGATGACTTTGCAGTAACCTTCTTTGTGACAGGAAATGGCTTTTCAACCTTGTCTGTCGAGATTTACTCACGGGCCCGTCAAGGGATTTCCTTGGACATCAATGCATTGTCTGCCCTCGTCTTTCTCTTTAGTATCCTCTTGGTGATTGGCTACTACTTTATCTCTCGTGAGAAGGAGGACCTACGATGA
- a CDS encoding ABC transporter ATP-binding protein, with amino-acid sequence MKKPIIEFKNVSKVFEDSNTVVLKDINFELEEGKFYTLLGASGSGKSTILNIIAGLLDATTGDILLDGVRINDIPTNKRDVHTVFQSYALFPHMNVFENVAFPLRLRKVDKAEIERRVSDVLKMVQLEGFERRSIRKLSGGQRQRVAIARAIINQPRVVLLDEPLSALDLKLRTDMQYELRELQQRLGITFVFVTHDQEEALAMSDWIFVMNDGEIVQSGTPVDIYDEPINHFVATFIGESNILSGRMIEDYLVEFNGKHFESVDGGMRPNEPVEIVIRPEDLQITLPEEGKLQVKVDTQLFRGVHYEIIAYDDLGNEWMIHSTRKAIVGEVIGLDFEPEDIHVMRLNETEEEFDARIEEYVEMEEQEAGLINAIEEERDEESNL; translated from the coding sequence TTGAAAAAACCAATTATTGAATTCAAAAATGTGTCAAAGGTCTTTGAAGATAGCAATACAGTAGTCTTGAAGGACATCAACTTTGAATTGGAAGAAGGGAAATTTTATACCCTTTTAGGGGCATCTGGTTCTGGAAAATCAACGATATTAAACATCATTGCAGGCTTATTAGATGCGACAACAGGCGATATTTTGCTAGATGGTGTGCGGATTAACGATATTCCGACCAACAAGCGAGATGTGCATACAGTCTTTCAATCCTACGCCCTATTTCCGCACATGAATGTGTTTGAAAATGTGGCCTTTCCCTTGCGATTGCGGAAGGTTGACAAGGCAGAAATCGAGCGTCGTGTATCAGACGTTTTGAAAATGGTACAGCTAGAAGGATTTGAGCGTAGATCCATTCGGAAATTATCGGGCGGACAGCGTCAGCGGGTGGCCATTGCTCGTGCCATTATCAATCAACCGCGGGTGGTTCTGCTAGACGAGCCTTTGTCAGCCTTGGATTTGAAGCTACGGACAGATATGCAATATGAACTGCGTGAATTGCAGCAGCGCTTGGGAATTACCTTTGTCTTTGTCACTCACGACCAGGAAGAAGCCCTCGCGATGAGTGACTGGATTTTTGTCATGAATGATGGTGAGATTGTCCAGTCTGGTACGCCAGTGGATATTTACGATGAGCCGATTAACCATTTTGTTGCGACTTTTATCGGAGAATCAAACATCCTATCTGGACGGATGATTGAAGACTATTTAGTAGAATTCAACGGCAAACATTTTGAATCGGTCGATGGGGGGATGCGACCCAATGAGCCGGTTGAAATTGTCATTCGGCCAGAGGATTTGCAGATTACGCTTCCAGAAGAAGGCAAGCTCCAAGTTAAAGTGGATACCCAACTCTTTCGAGGTGTTCACTACGAAATCATTGCTTACGACGACTTGGGCAATGAATGGATGATTCACTCGACCAGAAAAGCCATCGTTGGTGAGGTGATTGGACTGGACTTTGAACCAGAAGACATCCACGTCATGCGTCTCAATGAAACCGAGGAAGAATTCGATGCTCGGATTGAAGAATATGTCGAAATGGAAGAGCAAGAAGCTGGTTTGATCAATGCCATTGAGGAGGAAAGAGATGAAGAAAGCAACCTCTAG
- a CDS encoding ABC transporter substrate-binding protein yields the protein MKKLYSFFLGIVAIILLLWGIGVHIESQSKSSDSDKLVIYNWGDYIDPALLEEFTKETGIQIQYETFDSNEAMYTKIKQGGTTYDIAVPSEYMIAKMKSEHLLVPLDHSKIKGLENIGDRFLNQPFDKANKYSIPYFWGTLGIVYNTKLVKEAPEHWDDLWREEYKNDIMLIDGAREVMGFGLNSLSYSLNSKNEAQLQEAVDKLYRLTPNIKAIVADEMKQYMVQNNAAIGVSFSGEASQMLDGNEDLRYVVPSEASNLWFDNMVIPKTVKNKDAAYQFINFMLRPDSAYKNALYVGYSTPNTAAKALLPKEVQEDEAFYPSEETMKHLEVYESLGQKWLGLYNDLYLQVKMYRK from the coding sequence ATGAAAAAATTGTATTCATTCTTTCTAGGCATTGTGGCCATTATCCTACTATTGTGGGGGATTGGGGTGCATATCGAAAGCCAGAGCAAGAGCAGTGATAGTGACAAACTCGTCATTTATAACTGGGGAGACTATATCGACCCCGCATTGCTGGAGGAATTCACCAAAGAAACAGGTATTCAAATCCAGTATGAGACCTTTGACTCTAATGAAGCCATGTATACCAAAATCAAGCAAGGCGGCACGACCTATGATATTGCTGTTCCAAGCGAATACATGATTGCAAAGATGAAGTCTGAACATCTATTGGTTCCGCTTGATCATAGTAAAATCAAAGGTTTGGAGAACATCGGCGACCGCTTTTTAAACCAACCCTTCGATAAAGCAAACAAATATTCGATTCCTTATTTTTGGGGAACCTTGGGCATCGTCTATAACACCAAGCTCGTCAAAGAAGCACCAGAACACTGGGACGATCTTTGGAGAGAAGAGTATAAGAACGATATTATGCTGATTGATGGGGCGCGTGAGGTGATGGGCTTTGGACTTAATTCCTTGAGCTATAGCCTGAATTCAAAAAATGAAGCTCAGCTACAAGAAGCCGTGGACAAACTCTATCGCTTAACGCCGAATATCAAGGCGATTGTAGCCGATGAAATGAAGCAGTACATGGTGCAAAATAATGCTGCCATCGGCGTGAGCTTCTCAGGAGAAGCCAGTCAGATGTTGGATGGAAATGAAGATTTACGCTATGTCGTTCCAAGTGAAGCCAGCAACCTTTGGTTTGACAACATGGTCATTCCAAAAACGGTTAAAAACAAGGACGCGGCCTATCAGTTTATCAATTTCATGCTGCGACCGGACTCAGCTTACAAGAATGCCCTGTATGTCGGCTATTCAACGCCAAATACAGCCGCAAAAGCCCTTCTTCCAAAAGAGGTACAAGAAGACGAAGCCTTCTATCCTAGTGAGGAGACCATGAAGCACTTGGAAGTCTATGAGTCACTTGGACAAAAGTGGCTAGGCCTTTACAATGACCTGTACTTGCAAGTCAAAATGTATCGGAAATAA